Part of the Pirellulales bacterium genome is shown below.
ACATGACTTCATCCTGGCATTGTCCGACGGGTACGATTCGCTCGTCGGCGAACGAGGCCAATCGCTCTCTGGCGGCGAGCGCCAGCGGATTTCCATCGCCCGCGCGCTGTTGATCGATCCGCGGATCTTGATCCTCGACGAAGCGACCTCGGCGGTCGATACCGAAACGGAGCGCGAGATTCAGATTGCGCTCGACAACCTCATCCAAGGCCGCACGACCATTGCCATCGCCCATCGGCTGAGCACACTGCGAAAGGCGAACCGGCTCGTAGTTTTGCAGCGCGGCCAGATCGTTGAAATCGGCAACCACTCCGAGCTGTTGGAAGCCAACGGAGCCTACTCGCGCCTGCACAAGGCGCAAATGGAACTGGCGCAGGGCATTGGAATTTGATCTCTCAGGACGAATGACAGGGGAGGTGGTTCGCACCAGCGGGCTTTTCTCGGTGAAATCGAGGTTTCGCGACGGATTGCAATTCGCAAAAAAAATGCAGCGGAAATCACGGAACGGAAATGCCAAGTTTTCTTCGAGAAAAACAGCGAACTGGCGGCTGGCCGATTTCCGGCTCATTTCCGCCCCCGTTGCGCGTTTCTGCATGCCGAGCATGAAATTCGATCGAGAAATGCCGAGGTTTTTTTCGGTTTTTCGCGTGCGAGGGTCGAAGAAAAATAAGCCGGCTACGCGGCGGGATGAGGAACATTCGGCAGGCGAAGTCCACATCGGGGTGTGGACCCGACAAGTCGCATCCCGGATCGCTTTCGTTCCCCGGTTTGCAGCGTCAGGCGATGATGCTGCGCATCATGCCTGACGTACACAAAAAAAAACGCCCAGAGGTCGCAACCCCTGGGCGTTACCCATGTAGCGCGCTGTTCCGATTCGCCGGGCCGGTTTTCACCACGGCAAATTGGCAACTCGCCCGGGAGATTTAGAATCGGTACTCCAGTCCGGCAAATCCGCCGTGAAGAATCAGATCGCCATTGGTATTGATCGATCGCCATTGGGCTTCGTCGGCCAAGTAGTGCGGAATCTGATTATCGGCCAGCGCCACTTGGCTGGCCGCCACTACGCGGTAACCGGCCGTGAAAAGCCAGTTCGGAGTGAAGGCATACGTGAAACCAACATCGATCGAAGCCAGCATGCTGAACGTGTTGGCCGAGTTCGTAAAGTTGAGCGCATTGCCGCTATCTTGAAACGTGCCGTACAGGCCATCGCCGGTATACAGCGAGTTCTGCCCGGTTACGTGGTTGCCGTAAATGCCGACTTTCGGCGTGGCGAAGATCGTCCAGCGGTTGTGGATGCAGTAGTCGGCACGAGTTCCAATCTGAAAGCCGACCAAGTTGTTCTGCACGTCTGCATTGAGGAACGCTTCATCCGCCGGATTATCGCCAAATTGGGCATTGGTTGGCGATGTGCCCGCCAAAGCGCCAAACTGCAACGCATCGGTGAAGCGGAAGTAGCGTACGCCTGCCAGCCACATCAGATGCAAATTCTGGCAGCCGGTGCAGCAGGGAATCGCCAGCAAGTTGATTTCGATATTGTGAATCTGATCGTCGCGTGTGACTCGATGCGAACGCGAATTGTCGAAGAACTGCTGCGGAAGGATACCTGGATTGTTGTTGAAATCCACAAAGCCCAAGTCGATCGGAGTGCTGAGATTGTTATTGGGGTCGTAGATGCTCGAATTGCCATTCATGCCCCAAATGCCCCAATACAACACTTGAATGCCGTTTTGGTAGCAGCAGTTGCAGTAGGGGTTGAGGCCGCCGCAGGTGTTGCAGCCAGTCGGGCAGCCGAACCAATAGTTTCCACCCACTTCAAATCCGCCGCCCCAATCGGCGCCGGGAAAATAGAGCAATTGATTCGAGTTGTTGCCCGATTCATAGGTCGTCCAGAAATTGTTGGGCATGTTGCGACCCATCCACAAGCCGTTGGCCCAAACCGACCAGCGCGGGCAAACGTTGTCGCAGCAGCCGCAATCGAGGTTGCAAGGATCGACTGCGCCCGAACCGGCCAGGCCATGGCCGATGTCGCCGAAGTAGCTTTTTTGCGGTTCCGGCGCGGCGACACTTTCGGGAGCATCCGACTTGGGTGTGACCACGGTCGGCGGTTGAGGCGCAGCATCGCCGGGAATGGGAGGCGGCGCGTATCGAGCGCTGTAGTACGAGGTGGTAGGCGTGAGGGTCGCCGAGGCGCCACCGAATGCGACGGGGCCGCGAACCGCTTGCCCCAGCGCCGACGTGCTTCCGATCCCGCTGGCTAGCAGCGCAATCGCGAGCGCACTGAGAGAACACTTCATGGAAAGACTCCTTTGGAACGGGTATTCCGTTAAACCTCGCGGGGGCTCCGTGCCCTATCCAAGCGAGACAATTGCGGCTCGAGCGAGAGCGGCGACAGCGGCAAACGACACTTCGCGGCCACTGAATCGGTACGAATTCAGGGACGGTTTGTCGTCCGGGTTCACGGGCACCTGTGAAGCGCCCGAGAACGAGCTGCGCAGCGTTCGTTGGAGAAATCCATTCCCCGTGCAGGGCAATCCATGCAGCAGCAGTTCTACGCATCGACCATGCGATGCAAAAGAATTCGCCCCGGGAAAGACCGCGACCAAGAATTTTTCAATGGACCGCCATTACGGACGGCAACCACGCTACGATTGGAAAAAGAGGTCAAGCCGAACGCGCCAGCGAAAGCTCCGCGGGCATCTGCAACAGTTCGTCGGCCAGCCGACGATAGTCTTCAGCGCCGTTCGAGTCGGCCGCGTATTGAAAGATCGATTGGCCAAAGCTGGGAGCCTCGGCCAGGCGAATATTGCGGCGAATGCGAGATTGGAAAATTTGCGCCTCGGACCACGGCGATGGCTTGCCACGCTGGGCAGCGAAAAACTCCACCACGTTTTCGGTCACTTCACCGGCTAGCCGGGTCGCCGATTCATACATGCACAGGACGACGCCGGCCAATTTCAGCCTGGAATTGAGTCGCCGCGAGACAAGTTCGATGGTCTGCAACAGCTTGCTCAAGCCGTGCAATGCCAAAAAGTGCGGTTGTAGCGGAAGTAACACTTCATTGACGGCAGCCAGTGCGTTGAGGGTCAGAACACCCAGCGACGGCGGGCAATCCATGAGCAAGAAGTCGAGTTCTGCCGGCCCGTTAGTGCCTTGCTCATGGTTCAGCGATTCCTCCAGCTTATCTCGCAGCACGACTTCTCGCCCGACGACACCGGCCAATTCCACTTCGGCCGCAGCCAAGTCGATATGCGAACCGACGAGCCAAAGATTTCCATCAACCCCTCGCCAAGCGTCGCCGAGTAGAGCATCGCCCAGCAACACCTCATAAATTGAACGTCCATCTTGACCGGGCGTCACACCGCAATGCAACGTGGCATGTGCTTGAGGGTCGAGATCGATCAGTCCCACGCGTTGGCCGGCGGCCGCCAGTGCCGCGCTCAAATTAACGGCGGTCGTGGTTTTGCCAACACCCCCTTTTTGATTCAAGATGGCAATCGATCGCATGCAAGGAACTCCGTTTCCTTAAGAATGTAGCTTCCGCTCTCTTCAATGGACGCAAAGAGTCGCCCCTTCGCATCCAACGCGTCCAATCGCCTTGGATTTTCTCCGCGCAGGATTCAACGACACGTTTCCAAGCCCGAGCTGAACCTTGCTCGGCAGGGTATCCATCCAAAGGTGAATCCAAATTATAGGCGAGCCATCGCGAAAGCTCCTAGACCGATCCTAACGCTATTGGTGACAATCGTTTGCGACTATCCACACTACTTCGCCGGGGGAGCCGGTTCTTCAAACTGCGCCGAAAAAAACGTCGCTAGTCCATCGGCAATTGGGGTGACAACCAGCGTTTGATCGGTTTTCAGGCTTCGCAACCATCCTTCCTCTGTAGCCGGAAATCCGAACGCCAGCCGTGCTCGTTCAGCACGGTTTGAAAATTGCAACACATATTTCCAAGTGCTGGCATCGACTTCGATGCGGTGTACGGTCCAATCGTAACTGGCGTCGTCGAGGAGCCGGTCTCGAATCGCAGCGAAGCCTTTTGCATCGGCCAAGTCTCTGCGATCTGCAATCCGATAGGTCTTTCCTTCGATTTCCACGGTTTCGCTGGGGGAAATGGAATCGGGGGGCTGCGACAGTTCAACTCGCAGCAGTTCAGCTTGAGGCGCCTCGGCGATCAATCGCGCGACACTGGGAGTCAGGCTTGCCAAGACCTGCTCCATGTGCCGGTGCTGATTCCAGACCTTTAGCACTCCGGCGGAAACGCCGGCGGCAGCCATCAATAAAATCAACAATTTGCCGCGGTTCACGCGAGACGATCGTGGAAAGGATGCGAAATATGGTTATTCAGTGAGCGATTTATGAACGACAAATCCGTAGTGGTATGGGGGCAGTTCGACGATTTCACTGGCGGCCACAAAGCCGACGGAAGCGGCCCAGTGCTGGCATTGCTCCGGCTTCGGACGAATCGCCATGCTTGGCCCGCGCGGTGTAGTGGAGTCGTATCGCCAGTGCATGATCCCCAATCGTCCACCCGGTCCGAGTGCGCAACGGGCACACTCCAAGAGTTGCTCTGGCTGCTCCGCATGGAGAATATTGAACAACATTGCATAGTCCGCCGAGGTCGTCGGCAGTGGATTTTGTAAGAAATCGCACCGAATCGCACGGACGTTGGTTAGCTCCGATTCTTGGCATCGCTCTGCTGTTCGATCGACCATTTCGCCGTCGATGTCGAGGGCGTAAACCGTGCCGGAGACAATTCTTGCCGCCGGAATCGTGAAAGTGCCATAACCACATCCAAATTCCACGACGTCGCGGCACGTGGCCGACAGGCCTAACGTGCGCAGGATCGCCGCCGGGTCGAAGTAGGTTTCCCACTGCTGCTCGCGGGGCATTTCACTTTCTCTGGTTTTCATTCGTTTTCAGCATCCAACCATGGTTTTGCTCCATTGGCCGCCATGCGAATTCGCATTATACTGTCCCACTGGAAGTTTCTTGAGTAGGCGTCGCATGCTTTTTGGGTAGGGTGAAGTGCCGGGAACAACCTCGAAACGATCTGATTGAACATCCAGTGTTTCCAAAAGAGTCTCGCCAGCCAATTTCAAATTCCTGACGGAGCGTGAAGTACAAACCTTAACTATGTCCAACGAATTCGACCCATACCGCGAAGGTCTCGTCATGGAGCAAATCACCATTTGGCCCGACGAATTCGACGATTGGCAGCCGGCCGACCGAGCGCGCGTCGAAGCGGCGTTGCATTCAACTCCAAAGGATTGTGCCGAATTGAGCTATACTCGCCAGCATTCCGGTTTCACCCGACAGATCACGGTAACTGAGGGCGATTTGGAGCGACTTGCCGCGCGATGATTCTCGGCGAAAAAAGAAAGCCGTGTCTGATTCGATGATTTCCGTTCCGGTCAAATTAGGCGAGCGCAGCTACGAAATCTGTATCGGCACTGGCTGCTTGTCGCTAGCCGGAACGATTGCCAGCGAACGCGGAATATTCAGTCGCGCGGTTATCGTCGCGGACCAGTGCGTCGAGCATCTCCACGCTCCATGGGTCGAAAAAAGTCTGACCGCGGCCGGCGCGATAGTCGAAACGATTGTCGTCAAATCGGGCGAGCAATCGAAATGCATCGCCCAGGCGGATCGGCTGTGGAACAAACTGCTGGAATTCGGCGCCGACCGAAAAACACGGCTGGTTGCCGTCGGCGGAGGAGTCGTCGGCGATTTGGCCGGATTCGTCGCCGCCAGCTATGGTCGCGGCATTCCGTTCATGCAGATTCCGACCACGCTGCTGGCGCAGGTCGATAGCTCAGTCGGCGGCAAAGTCGGGGTGAACTTGCCCGGCGCGAAAAACATGGTCGGCGCATTCTGGCAGCCGACGGCGGTGCTCATCGATACCGACACCTTGAATTCGCTCCCTGACCGGGAGTATCGCTCGGGCCTGGCGGAAGTTGTCAAGTATGGAATGATCCTCGATGCCGATTTCTTCTCGTTGCTTGAGCGCGAATCGTCGTCACTACTCGCCAAGCAACCCGAGGTGCTGCGGCAAGTCATCGCTCGCTGCTGCCAACTCAAAGCGCAGGTCGTCGAAGCCGACGAACGAGAAACATCGGGTTATCGAGCGATTTTGAACTACGGTCATACCTTCGGACATGCCCTGGAGGCAGTTACCAAATATAACCAGTTTTTGCACGGTGAATGCGTCGCCATCGGCATGATGTGTGCCGCCCGGCTTGCGCAGCGACTCGGCCGAATCGATGCCGCAATGCTCCAGCGCCAGCGATTGCTGCTCGAAAATCTGGGACTGCCGGTCGAATTGCCCGCCGTCAGCCACCAGCAGCTTGTCGCCGCGATGTTCCACGACAAGAAAACGGAGCACGGCCGGCTGCGATTCATTCTTCCTGTCAAAATAGGTCAGGTGGAGCTTCTCGACGGAGTTGCTACGGACGATGTCCTGGCCGTCCTTTCGGTGTGAGCATGCGCTCCAGATCGACACTCGTCGCGACGGTTGTCTCTAAAATCTGATGTGGTTTGCGGTAAACTTGTGGCGACGATGCTCAGAGGTCGCTACACTTTTCAACTGGTAATGCCGCCATGCCGCGCCGCCGCATCCTACGAATTGTTTGAACACCAAGGATGCAGTGAAACCAGTCCTTGCAAGAGAGACCATGCCGACACAAACGCAAGTTGTTGCCGATTCAGCTTCTCGAGCGGAGTTCTTACGGCTGTCGATGATCGCAGGTGTCGGCCCTTTGACCCGCCGCCGACTGTTGGAACGCTTTGGAAATCCGGAAGCAGTGTTTGCCGCCGCTCCCTGCGAATTGCAACTCGTTTCCGGCGTTGGTCCGAAGCTATGCCGCTCGATCGCCGATGCGAAGAATCAAATCGATGTCGAAGCGGAATTGGAAAATTGCCGTCGCGACGAAATCGAGATTCTGATCGAAACCGATCAAGGCTTTCCACGCTCGCTGCTCGAATTGCCCGACCCGCCGGGGGTGCTCTTCGTCCGCGGCAAACTGCAGCCGAGCGATGCCTTGGCCATTGCCATCGTCGGTTCGCGCCATGCAACCAATTATGGATTGCAGCAAGCCGAGCGGCTGGCGGGCAACCTGGTCCGCGCGGGCTATACCGTGGTCAGTGGCCTGGCTCGCGGCATTGACGCCGCCGCTCATCGCGGGGCGCTGGCGGCTGGCGGCCGCACGATCGCTGTTTTGGCCAGCGGAGTGCTGAACATCTATCCGCCCGAGCACGTGCAACTGGCCGCGGAGATTGCCGCAACTGGCGCGGTGATCAGCGAAGCGCCGCCGCGCGTAGCGCCGCTGGGAGGTATGTTTCCGCAGCGCAACCGGATCATCAGCGGCATGTCGCTCGGCGTGCTCGTCGTGGAAGCATCGAACCGATCGGGCGCGCTAATCACGGCCCGCCACGCGATGGAACAAGGTCGCGACGTTTTTGCCGTGCCTGGATTGGTAACGAGCCGCATGTCGAATGGCTGCCATCGGCTGATTCGCGACGGAGCAAAACTGGTTGAAACCGTGGAAGACATTTTGGAGGAACTCGGGCCGCTTCCGCAGGCGACCGCCGCGCGCGACGATGGTCGCACCATTCACCACCCCGCCGAATTGTTGCTCAACGAATTAGAGCAACAAGTTCTGGCCGCAATTCCGAGCGAGGCCACGTCGATCGACAACATCATCGCGGCGAGCGAATTGCCCCCTCCGCAAGTGCTGGCGACCGTCAGCGTGTTGGAAATGCGCCGGTTGATCCGCAGGCTCAGCGGAAACGCGGTGATGCGGCTGTGAGCTATCCCGGCGGCCACTGCATGTGCCGCCCGCCCAGCATGTGGAAATGCAAGTGGTCCACGCTCTGCCCGCCGTGCGGCCCGCAGTTGACCACCACGCGATAGCCGTCGTTCAGTCCCAGTTGCCGCGCCAGGTTGCGAATCACCAGCCACAGGTGGCCAACGAGCGCAGCATCCTCGTCGGCCAATGCATCGGCGTTGACAATCTCTTTCTTGGGGATCACCAACACGTGCGTCGGCGCCTGCGGGTTGACATCGTAAAACGCCAGACAGCGGTCGTCTTCGAACACGATGTTGGCGGGAATCTCGCGGTCGATGATTCGCTTAAAAATGGTTTTCTCCGTCGCCATTATTCCTCCATTTCAAGTTGCTTCATTTTTCGATACAAATTCGATCGATGCAGGCCCAGCAAATCGGCCGCGTCGGTCATGTTGCCGCGGCTGCGATCGATCGCCTTACGAATGTACTCAATTTGAAAGCGATCGGTCGCGTCAGCCAACGGCCGATCGACCACCAGCAGGTTGACGCTTTCTTGGCTCGGCGACAAGATGAATGCCAATTCCGCAGGCTCGATTTTCTCCTCGACCGTCAAATACGCCAAGCGCTCCATGAGATTTCTCAATTCGCGCACATTCCCCGGCCAATGATGTTGCATGAGCCGCTTTTTTGCTTCCAACGTAAGCCTCGGCGGCTTGCGGCCGGCGCGTCGCGAGAATTCCGCCAGAAAATGGTCCGCCAAGAGTAGCACGTCGTCACCGCGATCGCGCAGCGGCGGCAAATCGAGTACGACGACGTTCAACCGAAAATACAGATCTTCGCGGAATTTCTTGCCGCGCACTAATTCGGCAAGATTCTGGTTCGTCGCCGCCAGTACGCGGACATCGACCGGAATCGGCCGTGAACCGCCGACTCGCACGACGATCTTTTCTTCGAGCACCCGCAACAACTTGGCCTGCCCACCGGGGCTTAGGTCGCCGATTTCGTCCAGAAACAATGTGCCGCCAGCAGCCAACTCGAATTTGCCCGCGCGAGCCTCGCGGGCATCGGTAAACGCGCCCTTTTCGTGACCGAATAGCTCGCTTTCCAACAGCGTCTCGGCAATCGCCGCACAATTGACCGCCACAAACGGCCGTTCGCGCCGGCGGCTCAGATAATGAATCAACTGACTGACCACTTCCTTACCTGCCCCGTTTTCGCCCAGCACGAGTACTGCCAGTTCCGTGTCGGCCACGCGGCGAACGGTCGATCGGAGCGCTTCGATCGCTGGGCTCTTGCCAATCAGTCGCGCATGGTCGGCCGCTTGATCGACAATCTGCCGGTGCGATTGCAGCAACCGCTGCCAATCTTGCGTGTCTTCAAGTGCGACAGCCGCATGATTGGCCAGTTCGACCAGTGCCGCTTCGTCATCGGCGGTAAATTCGCCGGCATGCTTATTCAGCACTTCAAATACGCCCAGAAATTCGCGCTGACTCGACCTCAGCGGAACAGCCAATAGATTGCGCGTCTGGTAGCGAAGTTGTACATCGATGTGGCGATTTATTGGATCGAGATATTCTCGCTGCGTCACGCGCTGCGATTGGCCGGTTCGCAGCACCTCACCGACCACTCCGGCATCGTCCGGCACTCGCAACTCTCCACCAACCACGCCGAGTGCCGGTCGGCCGACCAAGACGCGCGCCGTCTTGTCCCACAAAAAAATGCTGGCTCGGTCGGCGTTCAACAGCCGCGTCGATGCTTCGGCCATCTGCGCAAGCAGTTTTTCCATTTCCTGGGTACGAGCCCAGTGTTGCACAATCGACAGTATCGTCTCTGCTCGCTCCACTCGCCACATGAGCCGCTGGCGATTACGGACGATTTCGATACCTGACCGAAGCGCGATCGCCATTTCAGTCAGCGATTCAATTTCAACTGCTCGCCCGCCATTCCATCCGGCGGTTCGGTGCAAAACCAAAATCTCTCCGGTTGGGTCGCGCGGCGCAAGTGGTGCCGCCAGCCAGTTGCCGTGCATTTGCGGTGCTTCTCGATCCAAGCACTCAGCCAACAATTCCAGCGGCCAAGCGCGCGGAACACCCACCAGTGCCACCGCTCGCTGTCGTTGGTCAGCCGTTGCAATGGCGGCGAAATCGGCCGACAACCGTTGTAATAAGGCGGTCAACACCTCCGAAAGATAGCCGCCGACATTGTCCAACCGCTCGGCCGGAGAAAGAAAATCGAGCGGGCTCAAATATGCTGTTGCGACCATGAGATTTGGGGTACGGGAATTGAAGGGATGCTACTCCGAGCCGCGACCAAGTGCGCCGCGAAAATGATAGTAACTACTACGCAGCGTGTCGTCTATTGGACTACATCTCGGTGTTAACGTTGCCTCGGTTGTGCAATTGCGTTCCAATCGGTATTCTCACACCGATCGGCCGAAGAATTCTGTCGTGAAGGAGTATCATCATGGGTTTGTTCGACGGTAAAAAAGGGGTCATTTTCGGTGTCGCCAACGAGAATTCGATTGCCTGGGCAATCGCGAGTCGAATCATGGCCGAGGGGGGCTTGTGCGGCTTTTCGCACCTGCCAGATCGGGCCGACGACGAGCGGCAGCGTAACCGCCGCCGGGTTTCGCAGCTCACCGATAGCCAGCCAAACGCCACGTTTTTGCTACCGGTCGATGTGAGCAAGGACGACGACATCCAGAAGTTCGTCGACTGTGCCGGCGCGGAATTCGGCAAGATCGATTTTCTGCTTCATTCGGTCGCGTTCGCCCTCACCGACGACTTGGCCAAGCCCACCATCCAAACCAGCCGCGAGGGCTTCAAATTGGCGATGGACATCAGCGCTTACAGTTTGTTGGCAATGTGCCGAATTGCCGAGCCGATCATGAACAAAGGGGGTTCGATTTTGGCCATGACCTACTTCGGCGGTGAGAAAGTCGTGCCGCGATATAATGTGATGGGCATTTGCAAAGCTGCTCTCGACGCCTGCGTGAAATACGCTTCGTTCGATCTCGGACTGGCTGGCGTGCGCGTCAACGCAATCAGCGCCGGCCCGCTGCGAACGCTAGCGGCCCGCGCCGTCGGCAGCGACGGCATGGAAGAGTTATACCGCGAAATGGCGCCGATGGGAGAAAACATCACGCACGACGACGTAGCCAACAGCGGCGCATTTTTGCTGTCGTCGCAGTCCAGCGGCATCACCGGAGAAATCCTGCACGTCGACAACGGCTACAACATTATGGGTACGCCCGGCCGGTTGCTCGATCGGCTGAAGAAATAAGAATGCACGCCATCGTTGCCATTGCAGTCGTGAGGCACCAAGATCGTTTTCTGGTCGGCATTCGCCCCTTTGGCACAGCGCTGGCCGGATTCGCTGAATTCCCCGGCGGCAAGGCACATCCAGGCGAATCCCCTGCGGCGGCGGCCGTACGCGAATGCCGCGAAGAAAGCGGCCTGACCGTCGAAGCCGTCGACGAACTGCTTTGCACGGCGCATCAATACGATCACGGCCTTCTTGAAATCCACTTCTTCGAGTGCCGGCCGACCCATCCGACACAACGCCCAAAGTCGCCCTTTCATTGGGCCGAACGCAAAGAGTTGGCTCAATTAAACTTTCCCCCCGCCAACGCTCCACTTACCGCGCTGCTGTTGGCAAATTAGGGCGTTGTCGCGACGATCCAGTGCCAACAGCAGCGTAGCGATGCGCAGCGGCGATCGTTAAAATTCGGATAGATTTTGTTCGGGCCTCGCTCCTTTCGAGAACTTTGCCGTGGCCGCGCCAATTCGCCATTCGCTGCCGATCGTCGACCATCAACCCACGCGCTATTCTGGCCCTTGCAAGCAAGATGTGCTTGCGCTGCGGCAACAGTTTCTTTCACCGGGGTTGATCACCTACTACCGTGATCCGCTCATGGTCGTCGAAGGGTACATGCAGTACCTCTGGGACGAGAACGGAAAGCAGTATCTCGACGCGTTTGCTGGCATCGTCACGGTCTCGGTCGGGCATTGCCACCCGTACATTGTCGAGAAAGTTTGCGAGCAAGTGGGCAGATTGCAGCATGTGACGACGATCTATTTGCACCCGACAATCGGACAATTCGCCAGCAAGTTGGCCGAGCATTTCCCGGCCGACAGCAATCTTTCGGTCACTTATTTCACCAACTCAGGCAGCGAAGCCAACGAGGTTGCGATCTTGTCCGCGCGCGAGTTTACCGGCAACCAAGAGGTCATCAGCCTGCGCAACGGCTACCACGGCGGCACACAGGCGACGATGGCGCTGACGGCGCAAAGCACGTGGAAGTTCAAATCGAATCCAACGGTCGGCGTCAAGAATGCGCTGGCCCCCTACTGCTATCGTTGTCCCTATGGCCTGGAATATCCAAGCTGTGGGCTGAAATGCGCTCACGATGTCGAACACGTCATCCAGCAAGAGACGAGCGGCCAGGTGGCATGCTTTATTGCCGAGTCGATTCAAGGGGTCGGCGGAGCCATTGTGCCGCCGCCGGAGTACCTGGGCATCGTTTACGACATTGTCCGGCGTGCGGGCGGACTGTGCATCGCCGACGAAGTGCAAGCCGGCTTCGGCCGCACGGGGGAGCATTTTTGGGGTTTTGAAAACTACGGCGTCATCCCCGATTTGGTGACGATGGCCAAAGGCATTGGCAACGGCGCGCCGCTCGGGGCCTGCACCACGCGGCCGGAAATCTCCGCGGTGATGAAAAACCGCATCCAT
Proteins encoded:
- a CDS encoding (deoxy)nucleoside triphosphate pyrophosphohydrolase, which gives rise to MHAIVAIAVVRHQDRFLVGIRPFGTALAGFAEFPGGKAHPGESPAAAAVRECREESGLTVEAVDELLCTAHQYDHGLLEIHFFECRPTHPTQRPKSPFHWAERKELAQLNFPPANAPLTALLLAN
- a CDS encoding aspartate aminotransferase family protein yields the protein MAAPIRHSLPIVDHQPTRYSGPCKQDVLALRQQFLSPGLITYYRDPLMVVEGYMQYLWDENGKQYLDAFAGIVTVSVGHCHPYIVEKVCEQVGRLQHVTTIYLHPTIGQFASKLAEHFPADSNLSVTYFTNSGSEANEVAILSAREFTGNQEVISLRNGYHGGTQATMALTAQSTWKFKSNPTVGVKNALAPYCYRCPYGLEYPSCGLKCAHDVEHVIQQETSGQVACFIAESIQGVGGAIVPPPEYLGIVYDIVRRAGGLCIADEVQAGFGRTGEHFWGFENYGVIPDLVTMAKGIGNGAPLGACTTRPEISAVMKNRIHFNTYGGNPISMTQGLATLEVIDNENIQQNARDVGKHLKDGLLELQQRHQLIGEVRGLGLMLGVELVRDRTTKQPANTEATEVLELAKERGLIVGKGGLYGNTLRIKPPMCITKDDADFLVDCLCEVLTQVECQTADAV